The following proteins come from a genomic window of Trifolium pratense cultivar HEN17-A07 linkage group LG4, ARS_RC_1.1, whole genome shotgun sequence:
- the LOC123881876 gene encoding cyanogenic beta-glucosidase-like: MKYLLFSLLLSSFITISLSQSNLEMITTTPQVGSLNRNDFPKGFIFGTASSAYQYEGAASEGGRGPSIWDTFTHRYPEKIDDGKNGDVAVDSYHRYKEDVAIMKDMNLDAYRFSISWSRVLPNGKLSGGINQEGIDYYNNLINELLANGLQPFVTLFHWDLPQALEDEYGGFLSPLIIKDFQDYAELCFKTFGDRVKNWITLNEPWTYSRDGYANGEMAPGRCSSWLNPNCTGGDSGTEPYLVSHNQLLAHAAVVNVYKTKYQVSQNGLIGIILVINWFVPHSDDKLNQKAAQRAIDFMFGWFMDPLTNGDYPKIMRALVKSRLPKFTKEQSKLVSGSFDFIGINYYASCYASDAPQLSNGPPSYLTDSLSQYSFERDGKPIGINVASDWLYVYPKGIRDFLIQVKEKYNNPLIYITENGINEYDDPSLSLEESLLDTYRVDYHYRHLFYLREAIKAGVNVKGYFAWSLLDNFEWHKGYIVRFGMTFIDYKNGLKRYQKLSGLWFKNFLTPNTKLYIDSI; encoded by the exons ATGAAATATCTACTATTTTCTCTTTTACTTTCCTCATTCATAACAATCTCTTTATCACAAAGCAACTTAGAAATGATTACTACTACACCACAGGTTGGTTCATTGAATAGGAATGATTTTCCCAAAGGCTTTATCTTTGGCACGGCATCTTCTGCTTATCAGTATGAAGGCGCCGCATCCGAAGGTGGAAGAGGACCGAGTATTTGGGATACATTTACTCATAGATATCCAGAAAAAATTGATGATGGAAAAAACGGAGATGTTGCAGTTGATTCATATCATCGCTATAAGGAAGATGTTGCGATCATGAAGGATATGAACTTGGATGCATATAGATTTTCCATATCTTGGTCTAGGGTACTTCCAA ATGGAAAACTAAGTGGAGGAATTAATCAAGAAGGAATCGACTATTACAACAACCTCATCAATGAATTGCTTGCAAATGGCTTACAACCATTTGTAACTCTTTTTCATTGGGATCTTCCTCAAGCTCTAGAAGATGAATATGGCGGTTTCTTAAGTCCTCTCATCAT AAAAGACTTCCAAGACTATGCGGAACTCTGCTTTAAAACATTCGGTGATAGGGTAAAAAATTGGATAACTTTGAATGAGCCATGGACTTACAGTCGAGATGGGTATGCAAACGGAGAAATGGCACCAGGTCGATGCTCTTCTTGGTTGAATCCAAATTGTACCGGTGGTGATTCTGGAACAGAACCTTATTTAGTTTCACATAATCAACTTCTAGCTCATGCAGCAGTTGTAAATGTGTACAAGACCAAATATCAAGTCTCACAAAATGGTTTAATTGGTATTATATTGGTCATTAATTGGTTTGTACCGCACTCAGATGATAAACTTAATCAAAAGGCTGCTCAACGAGCTATCGATTTTATGTTTGGGTG GTTTATGGATCCCTTAACTAATGGAGATTATCCAAAAATCATGCGAGCGTTGGTCAAATCACGACTACCAAAGTTTACTAAAGAGCAATCTAAACTAGTTAGCggttcatttgattttattGGGATAAATTATTACGCTTCTTGTTATGCTTCTGATGCACCTCAATTAAGCAATGGCCCACCAAGTTACCTCACTGATTCTCTTTCTCAATATTCAT TCGAACGTGATGGAAAACCCATTGGTATAAAT GTTGCTTCAGATTGGTTATATGTTTATCCAAAAGGAATTCGAGACTTTTTGATACAAGTTAAAGAAAAATACAACAACCCGTTAATTTATATTACTGAGAATG GTATAAATGAATACGACGATCCATCATTATCACTTGAGGAATCTCTTCTAGATACTTATAGAGTTGATTATCATTACcgtcatttattttatcttagaGAGGCAATTAA GGCTGGTGTAAATGTAAAGGGATATTTTGCATGGTCTTTGTTGGACAATTTCGAATGGCACAAGGGTTATATCGTGAGATTTGGAATGACCTTTATAGATTACAAAAATGGTTTGAAAAGATATCAAAAGCTCTCAGGATTGTGGTTCAAGAATTTTCTTACGCCAAACACCAAACTTTACATAGATTCAATTTAA
- the LOC123881875 gene encoding beta-glucosidase 24-like: MKYFLFSLLLSSFITISLSQSTLEAITTTPQVGSLNRNDFPKGFIFGTASSAYQYEGAASEGGRGPSIWDTFTHRYPEKIDDGKNGDVAVDSYHRYKEDVAIMKDMNLDAYRFSISWSRVLPNGKLSGGINQEGIDYYNNLIDELLANGLQPFVTLFHWDLPQALEDEYGGFLSPLIIKDFQDYAELCFKTFGDRVKNWITLNEPWTYSRDGYANGEMAPGRCSSWLNPNCTGGDSGTEPYLVSHNQLLAHAAVVNVYKTKYQVSQNGLIGITLVINWFVPHSDNKINQKAAQRAIDFMFGWFMDPLTNGDYPKIMRALVKSRLPKFTKEQSRLVSGSFDFIGINYYASCYASDAPQLSNGPASYLTDSLTQYSFERDGKFIGINVASDWLYVYPKGIRDFLIQVKEKYNNPLIYITENGINEYDDPSLSLEESLLDTYRVDYHYRHLFYLREAIKAGVNVKGYFAWSLLDNFEWHKGYIVRFGMTFVDYKNGLKRYQKLSGLWFKKFLTSNPKLYIDSI; this comes from the exons atgaaatattttctattttctctctTACTTTCCTCATTCATAACAATCTCTTTATCACAAAGTACCTTAGAAGCCATTACTACTACACCACAGGTTGGTTCATTGAATAGGAATGATTTTCCCAAAGGCTTTATCTTTGGCACAGCATCTTCTGCTTATCAGTATGAAGGCGCAGCATCAGAAGGTGGAAGAGGACCGAGTATTTGGGATACCTTTACTCATAGATATCCAGAAAAAATTGATGATGGAAAAAACGGAGATGTTGCAGTTGATTCATATCATCGTTATAAGGAAGATGTTGCGATCATGAAGGATATGAACTTGGATGCATATAGATTTTCCATATCTTGGTCTAGGGTACTTCCAA ATGGAAAACTAAGTGGAGGAATTAATCAAGAAGGAATCGACTATTACAACAATCTCATCGATGAATTGCTCGCAAATGGTTTACAACCATTTGTTACTCTTTTTCATTGGGATCTTCCTCAAGCTCTAGAAGATGAATATGGCGGTTTCTTAAGTCCTCTCATCAT AAAAGACTTCCAAGACTATGCGGAACTCTGCTTTAAAACATTCGGTGATAGGGTAAAAAATTGGATAACTTTGAATGAACCATGGACTTATAGTCGAGATGGGTATGCAAACGGAGAAATGGCACCAGGTCGATGCTCTTCTTGGTTGAATCCAAATTGTACCGGTGGTGATTCTGGAACAGAACCTTATTTAGTTTCACACAATCAACTTCTAGCTCATGCAGCAGTTGTAAATGTGTACAAGACCAAATATCAAGTCTCACAAAATGGTTTAATTGGTATTACATTGGTCATTAATTGGTTTGTGCCGCACTCAGATaacaaaattaatcaaaaagCTGCTCAACGAGCTATCGATTTTATGTTTGGGTG GTTTATGGATCCCTTAACTAATGGAGATTATCCAAAAATCATGCGAGCGTTGGTCAAATCACGACTACCAAAGTTTACTAAAGAGCAATCTAGACTAGTTAGCggttcatttgattttattGGGATAAATTACTACGCTTCTTGTTATGCTTCTGATGCACCTCAATTAAGCAATGGTCCGGCAAGTTACCTAACTGATTCACTTACTCAATATTCAT TCGAACGTGATGGAAAATTCATTGGTATAAAT GTTGCTTCAGATTGGTTGTATGTTTATCCAAAAGGAATTCGAGACTTTTTGATACAAGTTAAAGAAAAATACAACAACCCGTTAATTTATATTACTGAGAATG GTATAAATGAGTATGACGATCCATCATTATCACTTGAGGAATCTCTTCTTGATACTTATAGAGTTGATTATCATTACCGTCATCTATTTTATCTTAGAGAGGCAATTAA GGCTGGCGTAAATGTAAAAGGATATTTTGCATGGTCTTTGTTGGATAATTTTGAATGGCACAAGGGTTATATAGTGAGATTTGGAATGACATTCGTAGATTACAAAAATGGTTTGAAAAGATATCAAAAACTCTCAGGATTGTGGTTCAAAAAGTTTCTCACATCAAACCCTAAACTTTACATAGATTCTATTTAA
- the LOC123921184 gene encoding beta-glucosidase 24-like, whose amino-acid sequence MKYLLFSLLLSTFITISLSRSTLEAITTAPHVGSLNRNDFPEGFIFGTASSAYQYEGAASEGGRGPSIWDTFTHRYPEKIDDGKNGDVAVDSYHRYKEDVAIMKDMNLDAYRFSISWSRVLPNGKLSGGINQEGIDYYNNLINELLANGLQPFVTLFHWDLPQALEDEYGGFLSPLIIKDFQDYAELCFKTFGDRVKNWITLNEPWTYSRDGYANGEMAPGRCSSSLNPNCTGGDSGTEPYLVSHNQLLAHAAVVNVYKTKYQVSQNGLIGITLVINWFVPHSDNKLNQKAAQRAIDFMFGWFMDPLTNGDYPKIMRALVKSRLPKFTKEQSKLVSGSFDFIGINYYASCYASDAPQLSNAPSSYLTDSLTQYSFERDGKSIGINVASDWLYVYPKGIRDFLIQVKEKYNNPLIYITENGVNEYDDPSLSLEESLLDTYRVDYHHRHLFYLREAIKAGVNVKGYFAWSLLDNFEWHKGYIVRFGMTFVDYKNGLKRYQKLSGLWFKDFLTPNTKLYIDSI is encoded by the exons ATGAAATATCTTCTATTTTCTCTCTTACTTTCCACATTCATAACAATCTCTTTATCACGAAGTACCTTAGAAGCCATTACAACTGCACCACATGTTGGTTCATTGAATAGGAATGATTTCCCTGAAGGCTTTATCTTTGGCACAGCATCTTCTGCTTATCAGTATGAAGGCGCCGCATCCGAAGGTGGAAGAGGACCGAGTATTTGGGATACCTTTACTCATAGATATCCAGAAAAAATTGATGATGGAAAAAACGGAGATGTTGCAGTTGATTCATATCATCGTTATAAGGAAGATGTTGCGATCATGAAGGATATGAACTTGGATGCATATAGATTTTCCATATCTTGGTCTAGGGTACTTCCAA ATGGAAAACTAAGTGGAGGAATTAATCAAGAAGGAATCGACTATTACAACAACCTCATCAATGAATTGCTTGCAAATGGCTTACAACCATTTGTAACTCTTTTTCATTGGGATCTTCCTCAAGCTCTAGAAGATGAATATGGTGGCTTCTTAAGCCCCCTCATCAT AAAAGACTTTCAAGACTATGCGGAACTTTGCTTTAAAACATTCGGTGATAGGGTAAAAAATTGGATAACTTTGAATGAACCATGGACTTACAGTCGAGATGGGTATGCAAATGGAGAAATGGCACCAGGTCGATGCTCTTCTTCGTTGAATCCAAATTGCACTGGTGGTGATTCTGGAACAGAACCTTATTTAGTTTCACACAATCAACTTCTAGCTCATGCTGCAGTTGTTAATGTGTACAAGACCAAATATCAAGTTTCACAAAATGGTTTGATTGGTATTACATTGGTCATTAATTGGTTTGTGCCGCACTCAGATAACAAACTTAATCAAAAGGCTGCTCAACGAGCTATCGATTTTATGTTTGGGTG GTTTATGGATCCCTTAACTAATGGAGATTATCCAAAAATCATGCGAGCGTTGGTCAAATCACGACTACCAAAGTTTACTAAAGAGCAATCTAAACTAGTTAGCggttcatttgattttattGGGATAAATTACTATGCTTCTTGTTATGCTTCGGATGCACCTCAATTAAGCAATGCCCCATCAAGTTACCTAACTGATTCTCTTACTCAATATTCAT TCGAACGTGATGGAAAATCCATTGGTATAAAT GTTGCTTCAGATTGGTTGTATGTTTATCCAAAGGGAATTCGAGACTTTTTGATACAAGTTAAAGAAAAATACAACAACCCGTTAATTTATATTACTGAGAATG GTGTAAATGAGTACGATGATCCATCATTATCACTTGAGGAATCTCTTCTTGATACTTATAGAGTTGATTATCATCACCGTCATCTATTTTATCTGAGAGAGGCAATTAA GGCTGGCGTAAATGTAAAGGGATATTTTGCATGGTCTTTATTGGATAATTTTGAATGGCACAAGGGTTATATAGTGAGATTTGGAATGACGTTCGTAGATTACAAAAATGGTTTGAAAAGATATCAAAAGCTCTCAGGATTGTGGTTCAAGGATTTTCTTACGCCAAACACCAAACTTTACATTGATTCAATTTAA